One Ardenticatenales bacterium genomic region harbors:
- a CDS encoding patatin-like phospholipase family protein — protein MKCPKIALVLGGGGSRGLAHVGVLQVLQREQIPIDMIVGTSMGGIVGAAYALGMSPGEIARGLQAAMSLSYPKVPALRDLKLFSARARQDRFGMQLKLALGDKNFSDLRIPIILMAVDMLSGKEIQLKEGALVPALLATSAVPGLFPPVVMGRHQLADGGVIDSLATHVAHAHGARKIIAVDVHPPLASEDPWHDPVSAIVGFQLPIPSLTSGDEFLRGPTLMQAMWRSVRVMTWHLHEERLINHPPTILMRPDITGVGSLDFKDLDNPIAAGVAEAEKHLPALRQLLADVPQNVP, from the coding sequence ATGAAATGTCCTAAGATAGCACTGGTACTCGGTGGCGGAGGCAGCCGTGGGCTGGCTCATGTGGGCGTGTTGCAGGTATTGCAGCGCGAGCAGATTCCGATTGATATGATTGTGGGCACAAGTATGGGGGGGATAGTGGGCGCGGCGTACGCGCTGGGGATGTCGCCGGGAGAGATTGCGCGGGGATTGCAGGCGGCGATGTCTCTGAGTTATCCGAAAGTGCCGGCATTACGTGATCTCAAACTCTTCTCCGCGCGCGCCCGGCAGGACCGATTCGGGATGCAGTTGAAACTGGCTTTGGGGGACAAAAACTTCAGCGACCTGCGCATCCCCATCATTCTCATGGCCGTGGATATGCTCAGCGGCAAGGAAATACAGTTGAAAGAGGGGGCGTTAGTGCCGGCATTACTCGCAACCTCCGCCGTCCCTGGCCTCTTTCCCCCCGTCGTCATGGGGCGCCATCAACTCGCCGACGGCGGCGTCATCGACAGCCTCGCCACCCACGTCGCCCACGCCCACGGCGCACGCAAAATCATCGCCGTAGACGTACACCCTCCCCTGGCCTCCGAAGACCCATGGCACGACCCCGTCAGCGCCATCGTCGGTTTCCAACTACCTATCCCTTCCCTCACCAGCGGAGACGAATTCCTGCGCGGCCCCACGCTGATGCAAGCCATGTGGCGCTCCGTGCGCGTCATGACCTGGCATCTACACGAGGAACGGCTGATTAATCATCCCCCCACCATCCTCATGCGCCCAGACATCACGGGCGTCGGTTCGCTGGACTTCAAGGACCTGGATAACCCCATTGCCGCCGGCGTGGCCGAGGCGGAAAAACATCTGCCCGCGCTGCGCCAACTCCTGGCCGACGTGCCACAAAACGTTCCTTGA
- a CDS encoding B12-binding domain-containing radical SAM protein: MRKKVLQRLWRKDTGEKPGILWLDLGDLGDLVNPAGPHEQWQDHGLGLLRTIMHQNGIMTDLASTRAVTSWEQLARQIKGYDMMLMNVRSYTYPVARKAARIFKELNPHARIFAGGMHATVAPDEMLAVDAFDKVCQGPGEGIILDLVRDPDRFPRLVLGQGTRSMAEWPMIDRTLWPRPASRKLRKGFHWPLEPECGWGPAPVATILTSRVCPWQCVFCNEASYIPNMGRRPVDMVIDELNYLDETYGPIGSIVIHDSMFFQNPGWLKEWIEKYPRRANKVWPYWAAGRSDTVRQWPDLFEALLWETNWDTISIGFESGSDRILRLLNKECTEEDNYFAIELVNRIGDEMEAAGRKAPWFWANIMLGIPGEHPEDAYKTMRMLKSMRRVYPSISFYAPYPGSALGYQLIAEGKSLMSKENYHRFPDDEKVKGVNYQFYRELLAGNFDDEVNQGLLAWQEQNLSSDLMSALAKA; the protein is encoded by the coding sequence GTGAGAAAAAAAGTGTTACAACGACTCTGGCGCAAAGACACCGGCGAGAAACCCGGCATCCTCTGGCTAGACCTGGGGGATCTGGGCGACCTCGTCAACCCCGCCGGCCCGCATGAGCAGTGGCAAGACCACGGCCTCGGCCTTCTGCGTACCATCATGCACCAGAACGGCATCATGACCGACCTGGCCTCTACCCGCGCCGTCACCAGTTGGGAGCAACTGGCGCGGCAAATCAAAGGGTACGACATGATGCTCATGAACGTGCGCAGCTATACGTACCCCGTGGCGCGCAAAGCCGCGCGGATTTTTAAGGAACTCAATCCCCACGCCAGGATTTTCGCGGGCGGCATGCACGCCACCGTTGCTCCCGATGAGATGCTGGCGGTGGATGCGTTTGATAAGGTGTGCCAGGGTCCGGGGGAGGGCATTATCCTGGACCTGGTGCGCGATCCGGATCGCTTCCCGCGCCTGGTTTTGGGGCAAGGCACGCGCTCCATGGCCGAATGGCCGATGATTGATCGCACGTTATGGCCGCGTCCGGCCAGTCGCAAGTTGCGCAAGGGATTCCACTGGCCGCTGGAGCCAGAATGCGGTTGGGGTCCCGCGCCCGTCGCCACGATTCTCACCAGTCGCGTGTGCCCGTGGCAGTGCGTTTTTTGCAACGAGGCTTCCTACATCCCCAACATGGGGCGGCGTCCCGTGGATATGGTGATTGACGAGTTGAACTATCTGGACGAAACGTATGGTCCTATCGGCTCAATTGTCATTCACGACTCCATGTTTTTCCAGAATCCGGGTTGGCTGAAAGAATGGATCGAGAAATATCCGCGCCGCGCGAACAAGGTGTGGCCCTATTGGGCAGCGGGGCGTTCCGACACGGTGCGCCAGTGGCCCGATCTGTTTGAGGCGCTGCTGTGGGAGACGAATTGGGACACGATTTCCATCGGTTTTGAATCGGGCAGTGACCGTATCCTGCGTTTGTTGAACAAGGAATGCACGGAAGAGGACAACTATTTTGCCATTGAACTGGTGAACCGCATTGGGGATGAGATGGAAGCGGCGGGGCGCAAAGCGCCGTGGTTTTGGGCAAACATTATGTTGGGCATTCCGGGGGAGCATCCCGAAGATGCGTACAAGACGATGCGCATGTTGAAGTCAATGCGGCGCGTCTATCCCTCTATTTCGTTTTACGCCCCTTATCCGGGGTCGGCGTTGGGCTACCAGCTCATCGCCGAAGGTAAGAGCCTGATGTCAAAGGAGAATTACCACCGTTTCCCGGATGATGAGAAGGTGAAAGGGGTAAATTATCAGTTTTATCGTGAGTTACTTGCCGGCAATTTCGACGACGAAGTCAATCAAGGCTTACTGGCGTGGCAGGAGCAAAACCTGAGCAGCGACTTGATGAGCGCCCTGGCAAAGGCGTAA
- a CDS encoding DUF2203 domain-containing protein encodes MPHFFTLEEANGLLPKIKPLMAELLAWRAKIIEMRHEVAGILQDTTSNVGSPATSALVQDFMAIDRLLAQIHEYGCEVKDLNVGLLDFLAEMDGREVYLCWRFGEEEIAYYHDLHTGFGGRRRIPR; translated from the coding sequence ATGCCCCATTTTTTCACGCTGGAAGAGGCGAATGGGCTGCTGCCCAAGATTAAGCCGTTGATGGCGGAATTGCTGGCGTGGCGGGCAAAAATCATTGAGATGCGTCATGAAGTTGCCGGCATTCTCCAAGACACAACCAGTAACGTCGGCAGCCCCGCCACCTCCGCCCTGGTTCAGGATTTCATGGCCATTGACCGCCTGCTGGCCCAAATCCACGAATACGGCTGCGAAGTAAAAGACCTCAACGTGGGTCTGCTTGACTTCCTCGCGGAAATGGATGGGCGCGAAGTGTACCTGTGCTGGCGCTTTGGCGAGGAAGAGATAGCCTATTACCACGACCTGCACACTGGATTTGGCGGACGGCGGCGCATCCCCCGCTGA